A section of the Jannaschia sp. S6380 genome encodes:
- a CDS encoding aldolase/citrate lyase family protein has protein sequence MPPRLHKVIGIAAKGGNVMAATERGGDLRARMRAGDRLAGTFMKTPSHVVMEILILAGLDFVCIDAEHAPFDRAAMDACIAVARARDFPVLVRIGDGSPARILDVLDMGATGIVVPHVDSVEKARAIARAARFGHGGRGYAGSTRWAGYTAGAMPDLLARSRSETIVLAQIEEPEGVDAAEEIAAVDGIDGLFTGPADLTVAYGHETMENDDLKRAMTRVGEACATHGKMYVTWVPDVATARDWQRYGFRMFFVSSEHGWMLQGARRVAEGIRALT, from the coding sequence ATGCCTCCGCGTCTGCACAAGGTGATCGGTATCGCGGCGAAGGGGGGAAACGTGATGGCGGCAACGGAACGGGGTGGGGACTTGCGCGCGCGCATGCGGGCCGGCGACCGGCTGGCGGGCACGTTCATGAAGACGCCCAGCCACGTGGTCATGGAGATTTTGATCCTGGCGGGGCTCGATTTCGTCTGTATCGATGCGGAACATGCGCCGTTCGACCGGGCCGCGATGGACGCCTGCATCGCCGTGGCCCGCGCGCGAGATTTTCCCGTGCTGGTTCGTATCGGCGACGGCAGCCCGGCGCGCATCCTGGACGTGCTGGACATGGGCGCCACGGGCATCGTCGTCCCGCATGTCGATAGCGTCGAGAAGGCGCGCGCGATCGCCCGCGCCGCCCGTTTCGGGCATGGCGGGCGAGGCTATGCCGGCTCGACCCGCTGGGCGGGCTATACCGCGGGCGCGATGCCGGACCTGCTGGCCCGGTCCCGTTCCGAGACGATCGTGCTGGCGCAGATCGAGGAGCCGGAGGGCGTCGACGCCGCCGAGGAGATCGCAGCCGTCGACGGTATCGACGGGTTGTTCACCGGGCCGGCAGACCTGACCGTCGCCTACGGGCATGAGACGATGGAGAATGACGACCTGAAACGTGCCATGACGCGGGTGGGCGAAGCCTGCGCGACGCATGGCAAGATGTATGTCACCTGGGTTCCCGACGTCGCGACGGCACGCGATTGGCAACGCTACGGCTTCCGGATGTTCTTCGTCTCGTCCGAGCATGGATGGATGCTGCAGGGCGCGCGCAGGGTGGCCGAAGGCATCCGCGCCCTGACCTGA